In Oceaniferula marina, the following proteins share a genomic window:
- a CDS encoding xylose operon transcription regulator XylR, with protein sequence MKIKKIAVSVESSRAFGRGLIQGICDFAAKRDDWQLFYHESTLQMKLADWVDQHNWDGIITRITHKQDAQLLSGRGIPTVDLLGEIKHPRISTIDVDHQAVSKMALGFFLQAGFHQIAYCGYSGIYFSDKRLKAFQKEAEKHGLTVHNYSHQLSQTSSIIEREAWRENRELDLTAWIKSLPKPIAIFACNDVRALDVSSACRINNIKVPEDVIILGVDNDPLICQMGVPSISSISPNLDKHGYEGAHTLQQLIDQRSSVPLHQKIPPIQIIERPSTDLIAFNKEHVANAVRYMRKHYGQSIATEQIAEEVGVSRSLLDRDFKNELGRTVSQELTRIRLGQIKYLLQHTSLTITQIATETGFMNDSTLSSFFKTQTKLSPGKFRQISPETS encoded by the coding sequence ATGAAAATCAAAAAGATAGCAGTCTCAGTCGAAAGCTCTCGAGCCTTCGGTCGTGGATTGATTCAGGGGATTTGCGATTTTGCGGCCAAGCGTGATGACTGGCAGCTTTTCTACCATGAAAGCACGCTGCAGATGAAACTTGCCGACTGGGTGGATCAACACAACTGGGACGGAATTATCACCCGGATCACCCACAAACAGGATGCTCAATTGCTCTCCGGCAGGGGCATCCCCACTGTCGATCTTCTTGGGGAAATCAAACACCCTAGGATCTCTACCATCGATGTCGACCATCAAGCGGTCTCCAAAATGGCACTCGGTTTCTTTTTACAAGCGGGTTTTCATCAAATTGCCTACTGTGGCTACAGTGGCATTTATTTCTCAGATAAAAGGCTCAAAGCATTCCAGAAAGAGGCTGAAAAGCATGGACTCACCGTTCATAATTACAGCCACCAACTTTCCCAAACTTCGTCCATTATCGAGCGCGAAGCATGGAGAGAAAACCGAGAGCTCGACCTAACCGCATGGATCAAGTCACTCCCCAAACCCATCGCCATATTCGCTTGTAATGATGTGCGAGCGCTGGATGTTTCGTCAGCCTGTAGGATCAACAACATCAAAGTTCCTGAAGATGTCATCATTCTTGGTGTCGATAACGATCCGTTGATTTGTCAAATGGGAGTCCCCTCAATTTCTTCGATCTCCCCAAACTTAGATAAACATGGTTATGAGGGTGCCCATACGCTTCAGCAATTGATTGATCAGAGAAGCTCGGTGCCACTTCATCAAAAGATTCCACCCATTCAAATCATTGAACGTCCATCTACAGACCTGATTGCATTCAATAAAGAGCATGTAGCCAATGCAGTCCGCTACATGCGCAAGCATTACGGTCAGTCAATCGCCACCGAACAAATAGCCGAAGAAGTGGGTGTATCTCGTTCACTATTAGATCGGGACTTTAAAAATGAACTCGGGAGGACCGTCAGTCAGGAATTGACACGTATCCGCCTCGGTCAAATCAAGTATCTACTCCAGCACACCTCACTGACAATCACTCAAATTGCGACCGAAACAGGATTTATGAATGACTCCACATTAAGCTCCTTTTTTAAAACTCAGACAAAACTTTCACCCGGAAAGTTTAGACAAATTTCACCCGAGACGAGCTGA
- a CDS encoding glycoside hydrolase family 95 protein has protein sequence MTKYNHAFLSLLVGCVTCSTSIGEASEPASPSRNFEEMKIWFTQPATKRSQTLPLGNGRIGALVFGGVETEKIHLSEETLWAGYPEPSGREGASKHVPNLTKLLTEGKFDEAQDVSKEMLLPYWPRRQEMMGELYLNFANHGEVSDYRRELSFDSAVAKVSYKSGGATFTRNTFVSVIDQALIMTLDCDQPGRLTFDVNFARELITKKMARSSIKFYNSESFVLPQGQDTLVLRGTGDPVKAGLKFETQLKITPTGGKMTTQGKSIHVEGADRVVLILTAATNFKKGTVSGPDPAITCQQQLAKASKRPYRQMLEEHMDEHRELFRRATLDLGTSTQAQRALPTDERVSRINKTGERDVDLEEQMFHMGRYLLINSSRPGTQAATLHGIWPGSYGAKGYNCAYHLDINISENYWPAELTGLGECHGPLIDLIEDLLPNARKTANDVFGCSGAVCALNVDGWLNTHPFGMNYYAMQWIGGMGWITQDVWEHYAFNGDKVYLRNRAWPIMKAVAEFYLDYSITDPQTGKLMLGPSGSPENGFVYKGKRTTVDYGISIDQEIAYEIYTNCLRAAKDLGIDDAFTVRVKEALPRLALPRIAKDGRLMEWREEREEDDPRHRHVSHLYGFHPGQRITKEGNPEEAAAVRKSLVHRLTGGKGDFGPGGIIWQRGWMLGFWARFQEPENFYKTLLDFMKKGLEPNLCKKWGARPYCMDGNGAFTAGMVEALLQSHNEVIHLLPSLPKEWNTGSFMGLRARGGVSIDANWSPDKLKVTLTSARGGTFQVRYLNSTKTVKLSAGMPMTLQF, from the coding sequence ATGACCAAGTATAATCATGCGTTTCTGTCTCTTCTTGTGGGCTGTGTCACCTGCTCGACATCCATAGGCGAAGCGTCTGAACCGGCATCGCCCTCAAGAAATTTTGAGGAAATGAAAATCTGGTTCACCCAACCAGCCACAAAACGCAGTCAAACATTGCCGTTGGGAAATGGTCGAATTGGCGCTCTTGTTTTTGGCGGCGTTGAAACTGAAAAAATTCATTTGAGCGAGGAAACATTATGGGCGGGATACCCGGAACCCTCAGGCAGGGAGGGGGCAAGTAAGCATGTCCCTAATCTGACCAAGCTATTGACCGAAGGTAAGTTTGATGAAGCACAGGACGTCTCAAAAGAGATGCTTTTGCCTTATTGGCCACGGCGTCAAGAAATGATGGGTGAACTGTATCTGAATTTCGCTAATCACGGGGAAGTTTCCGATTACCGCCGCGAATTGAGTTTTGATTCGGCCGTGGCCAAAGTTTCGTATAAATCCGGAGGAGCAACGTTCACACGAAATACCTTTGTTTCCGTTATTGATCAGGCGCTTATCATGACATTGGATTGCGATCAGCCGGGACGTCTAACCTTCGATGTGAATTTTGCACGTGAACTGATCACAAAGAAGATGGCACGGAGCTCTATCAAGTTTTACAATTCAGAGAGTTTTGTTTTACCTCAAGGCCAGGATACCTTGGTATTACGCGGTACTGGAGATCCCGTGAAGGCCGGGCTTAAGTTCGAAACCCAACTGAAAATTACCCCGACGGGTGGCAAGATGACGACTCAAGGGAAATCAATTCATGTAGAAGGTGCTGATAGAGTGGTTCTTATCCTTACAGCGGCGACCAACTTTAAGAAAGGAACGGTTAGCGGGCCTGATCCGGCGATAACGTGCCAGCAACAGCTCGCAAAAGCCAGCAAGCGCCCCTACCGGCAAATGCTCGAGGAGCACATGGATGAGCATCGGGAACTCTTCAGGAGGGCTACTCTTGATTTGGGGACTTCAACGCAGGCACAACGTGCTCTACCGACTGATGAGCGTGTCAGCCGAATCAACAAAACGGGTGAGCGAGACGTGGATCTTGAAGAACAAATGTTCCATATGGGACGTTATCTCTTGATTAACAGTTCCCGCCCCGGAACCCAAGCGGCAACCTTACACGGCATTTGGCCGGGTAGCTATGGAGCAAAGGGATACAATTGCGCCTATCATCTTGATATTAACATTTCTGAAAACTATTGGCCTGCCGAACTTACCGGACTGGGCGAATGTCATGGGCCGTTGATCGACTTGATTGAAGACCTTTTGCCGAATGCTAGGAAAACGGCGAATGATGTGTTTGGATGCTCGGGTGCTGTCTGCGCATTAAATGTGGATGGGTGGTTGAATACTCACCCTTTTGGCATGAACTACTATGCGATGCAATGGATCGGCGGCATGGGATGGATCACTCAGGATGTCTGGGAGCACTATGCCTTTAACGGAGATAAAGTTTACCTACGAAACCGCGCATGGCCTATCATGAAAGCCGTGGCCGAGTTTTATCTGGACTACAGCATAACCGATCCTCAAACGGGCAAACTGATGCTCGGTCCTTCAGGTTCTCCTGAAAACGGCTTTGTCTATAAAGGGAAGCGAACCACCGTCGATTACGGAATCAGTATTGATCAGGAGATTGCCTATGAAATCTATACCAATTGCTTGAGAGCAGCCAAGGATTTGGGGATAGATGACGCATTTACTGTCCGGGTCAAAGAGGCCTTGCCGAGGTTGGCTCTTCCGCGCATTGCCAAGGACGGGCGCTTGATGGAATGGAGGGAAGAGCGCGAAGAGGATGACCCCAGGCATCGCCATGTGTCGCACCTCTACGGCTTTCACCCTGGTCAGCGAATCACGAAAGAGGGAAATCCGGAAGAAGCCGCAGCTGTCCGAAAATCGCTGGTGCACCGCTTGACCGGTGGAAAGGGCGATTTTGGACCCGGCGGCATTATTTGGCAACGCGGATGGATGTTAGGGTTTTGGGCTCGTTTTCAAGAACCTGAGAACTTCTACAAAACCTTGCTGGATTTCATGAAGAAAGGCCTAGAACCTAACTTATGTAAAAAGTGGGGTGCCCGTCCCTATTGCATGGATGGCAATGGAGCATTCACGGCTGGAATGGTCGAGGCGCTTTTGCAGAGCCATAATGAGGTCATCCACCTTTTACCTAGCCTGCCGAAGGAGTGGAATACCGGCTCATTCATGGGTCTCCGCGCTCGGGGCGGTGTAAGCATCGATGCTAATTGGTCTCCTGACAAGCTGAAGGTCACTCTTACCTCAGCACGCGGGGGGACGTTTCAAGTTCGTTATTTGAACAGCACAAAAACAGTGAAGCTTTCTGCTGGAATGCCAATGACACTCCAGTTTTAG
- a CDS encoding sulfotransferase: MASVTEKKMKTARQALQSENFRVAASHYRKLVKVYANHPIILLEAVRALTHVGDLKLARQLLKQVEALKLVEFVVPMASGYFKMGDYGEASRILRESWTETQRADVGIALVEVCERMGELTECMEILNQLPAESVRAELLKGVIHSRQGDVDTAQVSFESIVSGKYARVDQGTTLRASLLLAMCYEQQGLYQKAWTTMTGARRDAYPEASVEQVMDAQWQNDLELSNRVYDGFELPSNKSATDGLSPVLVAGHPRSGTSIVAVHLAKELQCIGLDEVGSFMRVLDGGRYLSKNPSSLKLSDKQKIQKQYADQMQLFVPGLSQDQPWLDKNPGMEWWAPYWLSVFPETQIYLVRRHPLDCLLSCMFTYLPLNAFSLQFYTAERAARSIQASLQIQERLIQAAPDVVQVIQYEDFVISHRGKQIEDSSLSLGGSQNSPNYAAAKEKVHSKQVQRYEKYLELLPPHLVDQLTQYV, from the coding sequence ATGGCATCAGTTACAGAAAAAAAAATGAAGACGGCGAGGCAGGCATTGCAGTCTGAGAATTTTCGTGTGGCAGCCTCGCATTACCGGAAGCTTGTCAAGGTGTATGCCAACCATCCCATTATTTTACTGGAGGCTGTTCGCGCATTGACTCATGTAGGTGATTTGAAGTTAGCTCGGCAACTATTAAAACAGGTCGAAGCTTTAAAATTAGTCGAGTTCGTGGTGCCTATGGCATCTGGATACTTTAAAATGGGCGATTATGGCGAGGCTTCTCGAATCCTGAGAGAATCGTGGACAGAGACGCAGCGTGCTGATGTCGGGATAGCCTTAGTAGAGGTTTGCGAGAGAATGGGTGAGTTGACCGAATGTATGGAGATTTTGAACCAGCTTCCAGCAGAGTCTGTTCGAGCAGAATTGTTAAAGGGAGTGATTCACTCACGACAAGGAGATGTAGATACTGCTCAAGTCAGTTTTGAGAGTATTGTAAGTGGTAAGTATGCTCGGGTTGATCAAGGGACAACGTTGAGGGCATCTTTGTTATTGGCGATGTGTTATGAACAACAAGGACTTTACCAGAAAGCTTGGACGACGATGACTGGCGCTAGACGAGATGCATACCCAGAGGCTAGTGTTGAACAAGTCATGGATGCTCAATGGCAAAACGATCTTGAGCTTTCAAATAGAGTTTATGATGGTTTTGAGTTGCCTTCTAACAAGTCAGCAACTGATGGTCTATCTCCAGTTCTAGTAGCGGGACACCCTCGGTCTGGCACCTCAATCGTTGCTGTTCATTTAGCCAAGGAATTGCAATGTATCGGTCTGGATGAAGTTGGAAGTTTTATGAGAGTATTAGATGGTGGTCGCTATCTCAGTAAAAATCCGAGCAGTCTAAAGCTCAGCGATAAACAGAAGATTCAGAAACAATATGCCGATCAAATGCAATTGTTTGTGCCTGGACTATCCCAAGACCAGCCATGGCTTGATAAAAATCCAGGAATGGAATGGTGGGCTCCCTACTGGCTGTCTGTATTTCCTGAGACGCAAATCTATTTGGTGAGACGTCACCCTTTGGATTGCTTACTCAGCTGTATGTTTACCTATCTACCTTTAAATGCTTTTTCCTTGCAGTTTTATACTGCTGAGCGGGCCGCTCGTTCGATTCAAGCTAGCTTGCAAATTCAAGAGCGCTTGATTCAAGCGGCTCCGGATGTGGTTCAGGTGATTCAGTATGAAGATTTTGTGATATCCCACAGGGGCAAGCAAATTGAAGATAGCAGTCTTTCACTTGGAGGAAGTCAGAACTCTCCTAACTACGCCGCAGCAAAAGAAAAAGTGCATAGCAAACAAGTTCAACGCTATGAAAAATATTTGGAGTTATTGCCTCCCCATCTGGTGGATCAATTGACTCAGTATGTGTAA
- a CDS encoding sulfatase has product MKLIFQKKLLTAFTLLLTGCISHGASSVSANQTTHRNILFILVDDLGWSDVGCYGSSFYETPHIDNLAKQGMRFTDGYAASPVCSPTRSSILTGKNPGRTGNTEYFGGPQPGPKYNRNTILQPAPYISRMLLEEKTLAEALKEQGYATFFAGKWHLGHSPQFWPENQGFDINKGGHSAGGPYGGKKYFSPYGNPRLSNGPDGEHLPDRLASETIQFMETNKDKPFFAYLSFYSVHSPQISRPDLKKKYDTKKKPETQWGVEANKKVRLNQNDAVYAGMVEGMDLAVGRVLSKLTELGLDKNTVVIFMSDNGGVSTDGAHPTSNLPLRAGKGWIYEGGIREPLIIKAPGVTLAGSTCTTPVTSTDFYPTLLELVGAPLQPQQHLDGMSIVPLLKGNDTAERAIYWHYPHYSGGLGGRPSSAIRQGDWKLIEFFEDKHVELYNLRNDIGETSDLAESQSAKTKELLEKLHAWHKEVGAKLPTPNLKYKGR; this is encoded by the coding sequence ATGAAACTCATCTTTCAAAAAAAATTGCTCACTGCCTTCACCCTCCTCCTAACAGGATGTATCTCACATGGAGCCTCCTCCGTATCAGCAAATCAAACCACACACAGGAACATTCTATTCATCTTGGTCGATGACTTAGGCTGGAGTGACGTGGGGTGCTACGGTAGCAGCTTTTACGAAACGCCTCACATCGACAACCTAGCCAAACAAGGTATGCGTTTCACCGATGGCTATGCGGCCTCTCCTGTCTGCAGTCCAACACGATCAAGCATCCTAACAGGAAAAAACCCAGGAAGGACAGGGAACACTGAATACTTTGGAGGTCCCCAGCCAGGACCAAAGTACAATAGAAATACCATTTTGCAGCCAGCTCCTTACATCAGTAGAATGCTCCTGGAAGAAAAGACACTGGCTGAGGCACTTAAAGAACAGGGCTACGCAACGTTCTTCGCAGGAAAGTGGCACCTCGGGCACAGCCCTCAATTCTGGCCTGAAAATCAAGGGTTCGACATCAACAAAGGTGGGCACTCAGCAGGTGGCCCCTATGGAGGTAAAAAATACTTCTCTCCTTATGGTAATCCACGCCTCTCAAATGGCCCAGATGGTGAACATCTGCCCGACCGCTTGGCATCCGAAACCATTCAATTCATGGAAACGAACAAGGATAAGCCCTTCTTCGCTTATCTATCTTTCTATTCAGTGCATAGCCCACAGATCTCAAGACCTGATCTCAAAAAGAAATACGATACGAAAAAAAAGCCAGAGACCCAGTGGGGAGTCGAAGCCAATAAAAAAGTCCGCCTCAATCAAAACGATGCCGTGTATGCAGGCATGGTGGAGGGTATGGATCTTGCTGTTGGTCGAGTTCTTAGCAAACTAACTGAGCTAGGGCTCGATAAAAATACCGTTGTGATCTTTATGTCAGATAACGGTGGCGTCTCAACCGATGGCGCCCATCCTACTTCCAACCTGCCACTACGAGCTGGCAAAGGCTGGATCTATGAAGGAGGCATTCGAGAACCCCTCATTATTAAAGCTCCAGGAGTCACCCTTGCTGGATCAACATGTACAACCCCTGTCACAAGTACAGACTTTTACCCCACTCTATTGGAACTCGTAGGCGCCCCTCTTCAGCCACAGCAACACCTCGACGGAATGAGCATCGTGCCCTTGTTAAAAGGTAATGATACCGCAGAAAGGGCGATCTACTGGCATTACCCCCATTACTCAGGAGGGCTAGGCGGACGACCAAGCTCTGCCATAAGACAAGGAGATTGGAAACTTATCGAATTTTTTGAAGACAAGCATGTCGAACTTTACAATCTCAGAAATGACATCGGCGAAACCTCCGATCTTGCAGAATCCCAATCAGCCAAAACCAAAGAACTTCTCGAAAAATTACATGCCTGGCACAAAGAGGTAGGAGCCAAATTACCAACACCCAACCTTAAATACAAAGGACGATAA
- a CDS encoding glycosyl hydrolase family 95 catalytic domain-containing protein, protein MKQPHIISCPLTLAIATLITSSFSTVASPTSHTLWYQQPADNWQTEALPIGNGKLGAMVFGQVERERIMFNEDSLWIGDEGDTGSYQGFGDVFIQLHPEAFSLKFNSPNAGQSGGEGIDQAFDNNANSKWCFEHKNQAIVAIIEVGGKARPLTEYSIVSGNDVPDRDPSTWKLQGSNDQRNWNTLDQQNDIPPWPKRKQTKTFKIKNKTAYAHYRFIFEASKTSTHFQVADINLNIQAQSTTQYSNYRRKLDIQQAVHETTYTYNGVNYRREAFSSAPAGVMVFRFEANQKAAHTGTIELTDLHEAKIQGEGTTLTASGDLVGYKYPKTERQSKPTYQIALDYESQVKVINEGGQIKIHEGKIAFKGCDSLTVIVGAGTNYLNQRDKGWKGEHPHQRISRQITTAAKTPYGELKKQHIADFQRLYNRFEVRLPDGKNSKLPTDQRLTAYQSERSDLSLEALQLHYARYLMIACSRPGSLPANLQGLWNESINPPWRCDYHSDVNLQMNYWFVDQTNISECFQPLADYQFSVRGARIDATKKQFGDHIRGWATRSENGIFGGSSYLWVPGDAAWLAQNLWDHYAYTRDKSYLKNTAYPILKELCEFWEDYAIKTKDGKLISPPSVSPEHGPKLPGNSYEDQLMYDLFTNYIEASTDLDIDADYRKKVTEMRSKLLGPQIGKWGQLQEWMEDRDDPKNQHRHLSHLIAVYPGRQIAPLTTPELAKAAATSLDARGDDGTGWSIGWKINLWARLNDGDRAHRILQNSLRVCKTTQIVMNYAGGTYPNLLMAHPPFQIEANFGYASGFCELLMQSHLGEIHLLPSLPSSWPDGKIKGLKARGNYEIDMEWANGKLKSATITSNNGTTPKVRIANAPNHSAKDKRIKMTGVK, encoded by the coding sequence ATGAAACAGCCCCATATCATTTCTTGTCCGCTTACGCTCGCAATAGCAACTCTTATAACAAGCAGCTTCAGTACCGTAGCATCCCCCACCAGTCACACACTTTGGTACCAGCAACCGGCTGACAACTGGCAAACCGAAGCCCTTCCTATCGGAAACGGCAAACTCGGGGCCATGGTTTTTGGCCAAGTCGAACGTGAACGCATCATGTTCAACGAAGACAGTCTGTGGATTGGTGATGAAGGTGACACGGGATCTTACCAAGGGTTTGGTGATGTCTTTATTCAACTCCACCCCGAGGCCTTTTCATTGAAATTTAACAGCCCAAATGCGGGGCAAAGCGGAGGTGAAGGCATCGATCAGGCATTTGATAATAACGCCAACAGCAAATGGTGTTTTGAACATAAAAACCAAGCAATTGTCGCCATTATCGAAGTCGGAGGCAAAGCCAGACCTCTCACAGAATACAGCATCGTCTCCGGCAACGACGTTCCCGATCGCGATCCAAGCACCTGGAAACTTCAAGGATCTAACGACCAAAGAAACTGGAATACTCTCGATCAACAAAATGACATCCCACCATGGCCAAAGCGGAAACAGACCAAAACATTTAAAATCAAAAATAAAACCGCCTACGCGCACTACCGCTTTATTTTTGAAGCCAGCAAAACAAGCACTCATTTTCAGGTCGCTGATATCAATCTCAACATCCAGGCTCAATCAACCACTCAGTATTCGAACTACCGTAGAAAGCTCGACATTCAACAAGCCGTTCACGAAACCACCTACACCTATAACGGAGTCAATTACCGACGCGAGGCCTTTTCAAGTGCTCCCGCTGGCGTCATGGTGTTTCGATTTGAGGCCAACCAAAAAGCAGCTCACACCGGAACCATCGAACTCACTGATTTACACGAGGCTAAGATTCAAGGTGAAGGAACAACTCTCACCGCCAGCGGTGATTTAGTCGGTTATAAATACCCAAAAACAGAACGCCAAAGTAAACCCACCTACCAAATCGCTCTCGACTACGAATCCCAGGTCAAGGTCATCAACGAAGGTGGACAAATTAAAATTCACGAAGGGAAAATTGCTTTTAAAGGATGTGATAGCCTCACTGTCATCGTCGGCGCAGGAACCAATTACCTCAACCAAAGAGACAAAGGATGGAAGGGTGAACACCCCCACCAGCGGATCAGCCGACAAATCACGACAGCCGCCAAAACTCCCTACGGCGAACTTAAAAAACAACATATTGCCGATTTCCAACGGCTCTATAATCGCTTCGAGGTCAGGCTACCCGATGGAAAAAATAGCAAGTTACCCACTGACCAACGCTTGACTGCTTACCAAAGCGAACGCTCTGACCTATCGTTAGAGGCACTCCAGCTGCACTATGCCCGCTACCTGATGATTGCCTGTTCGCGTCCAGGGTCATTACCAGCCAACCTTCAAGGTCTCTGGAATGAAAGTATCAATCCACCATGGCGCTGCGATTACCACTCGGATGTCAATCTCCAGATGAACTACTGGTTTGTCGACCAAACAAATATTTCAGAGTGTTTCCAACCGCTTGCCGATTACCAATTTTCTGTGCGCGGTGCTCGGATCGATGCCACTAAAAAACAATTTGGCGATCATATCCGCGGCTGGGCGACTCGCTCGGAAAATGGCATCTTCGGAGGGTCAAGCTACCTCTGGGTGCCTGGGGATGCTGCATGGCTCGCCCAAAATCTCTGGGACCACTACGCCTACACCCGCGATAAAAGCTATCTCAAAAACACAGCCTACCCCATCCTCAAGGAGCTCTGTGAATTTTGGGAGGATTACGCGATCAAAACCAAAGACGGCAAACTCATCAGCCCCCCGAGTGTTTCTCCCGAACACGGCCCTAAACTCCCCGGCAATTCCTACGAAGACCAGCTTATGTATGATCTCTTCACCAACTACATCGAGGCATCTACCGATCTCGACATCGATGCCGATTACCGCAAAAAAGTCACCGAGATGCGATCCAAACTTCTCGGACCCCAAATCGGAAAATGGGGGCAACTCCAAGAGTGGATGGAAGACCGGGATGACCCTAAGAACCAACACCGCCACCTGTCGCACCTGATTGCCGTTTACCCGGGACGACAGATCGCCCCACTCACCACTCCCGAGTTAGCCAAAGCAGCCGCCACCTCACTCGATGCCCGGGGTGACGATGGCACTGGATGGTCCATAGGATGGAAAATCAACCTCTGGGCTCGACTCAACGATGGCGACCGCGCCCACCGCATTTTACAAAACTCACTCCGAGTCTGCAAAACCACTCAGATTGTTATGAACTACGCCGGAGGAACTTACCCGAACCTGTTGATGGCTCACCCACCCTTCCAGATCGAAGCTAACTTCGGTTACGCCTCCGGATTCTGTGAACTTCTAATGCAGTCTCACCTCGGAGAAATCCACCTACTGCCGTCACTTCCATCCTCATGGCCCGATGGCAAAATCAAAGGACTCAAAGCCCGTGGCAACTACGAGATCGATATGGAATGGGCCAACGGAAAACTCAAATCCGCCACCATCACTTCAAATAACGGCACCACCCCGAAAGTGAGAATTGCAAACGCACCCAATCATTCAGCAAAAGACAAGCGAATAAAAATGACAGGCGTAAAATAG
- a CDS encoding PEP-CTERM sorting domain-containing protein (PEP-CTERM proteins occur, often in large numbers, in the proteomes of bacteria that also encode an exosortase, a predicted intramembrane cysteine proteinase. The presence of a PEP-CTERM domain at a protein's C-terminus predicts cleavage within the sorting domain, followed by covalent anchoring to some some component of the (usually Gram-negative) cell surface. Many PEP-CTERM proteins exhibit an unusual sequence composition that includes large numbers of potential glycosylation sites. Expression of one such protein has been shown restore the ability of a bacterium to form floc, a type of biofilm.), translating into MKLKYIISASAMALVANASAATSLIINGDFETGLSGFHNYSLGSELGDLNYGPPTYGASLPDNWTTGPGETRIWSVTDQGKDDVISGSYAVRLDAASNGNPNGVPERLIQTGINLTVAQEYQFTTELYGQSNLGAELLVELIGTGANTGNDITVGTFVDTTDGTIQFVSSNFTATVGGEYQIQLSSANSPDGNHVFVDNIGLTAVPEPSSAALLGLGGLALILRRRK; encoded by the coding sequence ATGAAACTTAAATATATCATCTCCGCATCTGCGATGGCTCTGGTCGCCAACGCTTCAGCTGCAACTAGCCTCATCATCAACGGTGATTTCGAAACTGGTCTCAGCGGTTTTCACAACTACAGTCTTGGTTCTGAGCTAGGGGACCTCAATTATGGTCCTCCCACCTATGGAGCCTCACTACCTGACAACTGGACTACTGGACCTGGTGAAACCCGTATTTGGTCTGTAACCGATCAGGGAAAAGATGACGTCATTTCTGGCAGCTACGCGGTTCGTCTCGATGCTGCAAGTAACGGGAACCCAAACGGAGTGCCTGAAAGACTCATCCAGACTGGCATCAATCTAACCGTCGCTCAAGAATACCAGTTTACCACCGAGCTTTATGGTCAAAGTAATCTGGGTGCTGAACTCCTCGTAGAACTGATTGGCACGGGTGCCAATACAGGAAATGACATCACCGTTGGTACATTTGTAGACACCACAGACGGAACCATTCAATTTGTTTCATCAAACTTCACTGCAACGGTGGGTGGTGAATATCAGATCCAACTATCTTCCGCTAACAGCCCCGATGGCAACCACGTCTTCGTAGACAACATAGGTTTAACAGCTGTTCCTGAACCTTCTTCTGCCGCCCTGCTTGGTCTTGGTGGATTGGCTTTGATCTTGCGCCGTCGCAAGTAA